Below is a genomic region from Prolixibacteraceae bacterium.
CAGGACAGGCAAATATCTTAATTTTCCCAAGTTTAGAGGCTGGAAACATTGGATACAAACTTGTTCAACGTTTGGCAGGTGCTGAGGCAGTAGGTCCAATCCTTCAAGGAATGGCTGCTCCAATTAATGATTTATCACGTGGTTGTTCCGTAAGTGATATTGTTAACTTGGTGGCGATTACTGCAAATCAAGCTGCTGGAGAATAAAAATACAAAAAGGGAGATTTTTCTCCCTTTTCATATGTAGATAAAACTATATAAGAAATAAAGAATCGCTAAAATGACAAAGATAGTAGAACAAATAGAGGACTTTGGTCTAAGTAAAAAACACCGCTCAAAGACGTTGTTTTCTAGGATCGGTATTGTCGGATGTGGAAAGGTTGGCCAGAATATTGCACGTATTGCTGCAGTCAATGGCATTGAGGTGGTGTTTATTGAAGTCTCAATAGAGAAAATTGCGGAAGCTAAAGCACGTATTGATAGTGAATTAGACAAGCGTATCGATACTTGGGGCTTAACACCAGGAGAGAAAAAAGCGATCCTTACTCGTATTATTGGCTCAACGGATTACGCAGATCTAGCAGATTGCGATTTTGTTATTGAGGCAATTCGTGAGCAATCAGAAGGATTACGTATTGAAACAAGAAAGGACGTTTTCAAAGATATTGAAGCCAACGTTAGTAAAGAATGTATTATTGCAACAAACTCAACTACGATTGCAATTACAGAACTTGCTTCGGAACTTAATCATAAAGAGCGTTGTGTAAGTCTTCATTTCTTTATCCAATCAGCAGAAGCAAAAGTTTGTGAAGTGGTGAAGAGTCTTTATACTACAGAAGAGGTATTCCAAAGTGTGGTGACTTTTGTTCATATGCTTAACCGTAGTGTGGTTAGCGCTTCAGAATCAGCTGGACTTGTCTCTATTAGACTATTCTGTACTCTATTGAATGAGGCTTGTGAAACTTTGATGGAAGGGGTTTCTGATATTGCAGGTATCGATAAAACAATGAAAGTTGGTTTCGGTATGCGCTTTGGTCCATTTGAGTTAGCCGACATTTTGGGTATCGATAAAATCGAAAGATATATGGAGAACCTTTATGGTGAATTTGGTAAGGTAAAATATAAACCATCTCCATTAATTAAGAAGCTTTCTCGTGCGAAACGATATGGTAAAGATACTTTACATGGTTTCTATCGTTACGATGAGCAAGGAGTAATTATTAAAGATGACTACTTTAAGTCATAATTTAAGCTTTTGATTTTTAAGATAAAGAAATTATTATGAAGGTTCTAGTATTAAATTGTGGTAGCTCCTCAATAAAATATCAATTAATAAATATGAATACTGAGGCCGTTCTTGCAATCGGTCTAGTAGACAAAGTAGGAATGACTGGTTCTTACTTAAAGCATGAAAAAGAGTCTGGTGAAGAGGTAATTTTCGAAGGAGAGATCCTTGATCACTCTGCAGGTATCGAGTATGTATTAGGAGTACTTACAAGCGAAAAACATGGTTGTTTGAAAGATCTTAATGAGATCGATGCTGTAGGTCACCGTGTTGTTCATGGTGGAGAAAGATTCAACTCTTCTGTATTTATTACCGAAGAGGTGGTTAAAGAGATGCAGAAGTGTATCGATTTAGCACCGCTACACAATCCACCAAACTTAAGTGGTATTGAAGCGATCTCTTCTTTAATTCCTGATGTACCACAATGTGGTGTTTTTGACACAGCATTCCATCAAACCATGCCAGAGCACTCTTATATGTATGCGATCCCATATAAACTATATGAGAAGTATGGTATTCGTCGTTATGGTTTCCACGGAACAAGCCACCGCTATGTCTCAGAGCGTGCTTGTGAGATCCTTGGTTTGGATTACAAAAATAGTAAGTTGATTACTTGTCACCTTGGTAACGGTGGTTCACTAGCTGCAATTAAGAATGGTGAATCAATGGACACAAGTATGGGATTCACTCCTGTTGAAGGACTTATGATGGGTACTCGTTGTGGTGACCTTGATGTTGGTGCTGTGACATACATTATGGAAAAAGAGCAAATCGGTATTAAATCATTCAATACCCTTGCGAACAAACATAGTGGATTATTAGGGGTTTCGGGTGTCTCTTCTGATGGTAGAGATGTTCGTAAAGGTGTTGACGAAGGAAATGCTCGTTGTAAACTAGCCGTTGATATGTTTGACTACAGAGTGAAAAAATATATTGGTGCTTATGCTGCTGCTATGGGTGGGGTGGACGCGATTATCTTTACTGGAGGTATCGGTGAAAACGCCATGGATCATAGAGAGAGTATCTGTTCTGATTTAGAGTTCTTGGGTTGTCAAATGGACACTGAGAAGAATAAAGTTCGTGGTAAAGAGGCTGTCTTCTCTACAGATGATAGTCGTGTTAAACTTATTGTTGTTCCAACAAATGAGGAGTTAGTTATTGCGCGTGATACTATTGAAATTATTAAAAACAGATAATTTCATTTCACTATATATCCTAAAGGGGGAATACTTATTTAATTAAGTATTCCTCTTTTTTTGCTTTGAACTTTTTTATTCCCTTTATAGATACTCATTAGAACTAAAGACATAGTTGATCGTGACATATGAGAAAAATGACGATTTTTATGGTAAAAAGTTGAATCAGGCCATTCTTTAGACTTATTTCATTTTGATAGTTTAAAACAGTTTCAGACTGTAAAAGATTACATTTAAAAATAGGAGAATTATTATATTATATATTTATTTCTTAGAATGGATCTAGCTAAGAAACTGACAAAAGACCAAAGGGAGAGAAATGGCAGCTTTCCGAACCAACAAATTCTTTATATTAGGGTAAAAATTTTGATATGAAAAACACATCGTTAGATACTTTGATAGAAGTAGCACAACAAGGAGAAGTTCGTCGCCTTGTAATAATGCATGCTATGGATCATCATACCTTAGAAGCAGCTTACATTGCAAAACAAAAAAGTGTTTGTGATATTCTTCTAACAGGAGATAAGAGTGTGATCGAGGATATATGTAGTAAGCATGGATATGACTCATCGGTATTCAAAATATTTTCTACGAATTCTCTAGAGGAGTCTATCGTGACGACCGTTGGTCTACTTAAGAACAAAGAGGCTGATTTTGTAATGAAAGGAAGCTTAACGACAGATCAATATATGAGAGCTATCCTTGCCAAAGATGCTTGCCTATTTGATCGCGGATCAATTTTGTCGCATGTCAGTGCGATCTCAATACCATCTTTTGATAGACTTCTTATCGTATCTGATGTTGCTATCATACCACTACCTACGATTGAGAATAAGATCCAAATGGTGAACTATCAAAAGCAGATATTTGAACGAATTGGGATCAAAGATCCAAAGATCGGTATTATCACCCCTTCAGAAGTGGTATCTAAAAAGGTCGTATCATCCACAGATGCTGTTGAAGTGAAAGAGCATTTTAAAGATGACAACGCTGTCATTGTGGAAGGACCAATATCATTGGATTTGGCTTTAGATAAAGAGGCTGTTTTAGAGAAAGGATACAAGAGTCCTGCAGCAGGTGAGTGTAATGGCTTGATTTTTGCAAACCTAGAGGCAGGAAATGTGTTCTATAAGAGTGCCACCAAATTGATGCATGCCGAAACAGCTGCCATCGTAATGGGGGCACATATTCCGATTGTATTAACCTCTAGAGGTGATAGTGTTCAGTGTAAGATAAATTCAATAGCAATGGGAGCAATCCTCTCAAACTAATAAAATATACCTAATGAAAGAGACTAAAATTTTAGCAATCAACCCAGGGTCTACATCGACTAAAATTGCAGTATTTCAGAACAAGAAATGTATTTTCTTGAAAACTATTAGACATTCGGCAGAGGAGTTATCTCAGTATGAAACCATATATGATCAATTTCATTTCCGTAAGAAAATGATATTAAAGGAGCTCGGAACTGAAAATATTGGTCCTGGTGCTGTGAATGTTATTATTGCTCGTGGTGGAGTTACTAAACCTCTTGAATCAGGGGTTTATGAGATAAACCAAGCGATGGTGGATGACTTAAATAGTCGTGAATATGGAATGCATGCAAGTAATCTGGCTCCACTATTGGCATTTGACTTGGCATCAAAAATTCCAAATACAAAAGCTTTCATTTCAGATCCTGTAGTTACAGATGAACTCGACGCGTTGGCAAGAACAGCTGGTCATCCACTTTTTGAGAGACGTTCTATTTTTCATGCCTTGAATCAAAAGGCGGTAGCCAGAGCTTATGCAAACAGTATCTCCAAACCTTATGAGTCGTTGAATCTAATTGTAGCACATCTTGGAGGAGGTGTCTCTGTTGGTATCCATGATCATGGTTCTGTGGTAGATGTAAACAATGCTTTGGATGGCGAAGGTCCGATATCACCAGAACGTAGTGGTTCACTACCTAATGGTCAATTGGTTGATCTTTGTTTTACTGGTGATTATACACAATCTGAGATCAGAAAGATGATATGTGGTAATGGTGGTTTTGTTGCACACCTTGGAACTTCTGATGGTCTTGAAATCCAAAATAGAGCAGAAGCAGGAGATGAGAAGTGTAAGCATTTGCTAGATGTGATGGCATACCAAGTGGCTAAAACTATTGGAGAGATGGCAACAGTCGTTGCTGGTAAGGTGGATGCTATTTTGATTACTGGAGGATTAGCATACGATAAAAAGATGGTTGCTGAAATTTCACGTCGTGTTTCATTCCTAGCACCTATTAGTGTTCATCCAGGTGAGGATGAGATGGAAGCGATGTTCTCAAATGCCCAACGTCATTTAGATGGGCAAGAAGCTTTGAAAGAGTATAAGTAGATCCATTTCCATAAAAGAGATAGGCTAGCAGCTCTTTCTGTTAGCCTATTTTGTGTCAACTCTATTGGTATAAGTAATGGATCACAATTAGTGATATGGGGCCAAAATATAGTGGATCTCCATAGGTTTCCTCCGTAGTTTGTAGATACTTCAAGGATACTTCGTTGATACTTGATTCATCAAAAATGTTAAATAGATAAATATTCTATAGCGATAAGATCTTAAATTTATTTTTTATTCTACCGTCAATCTATTATCTGAGGTTATTTAGGTGAGATCTCTTCATACTACCTAATTCAGTAGATGTTTCAATACAAACAAGCGATTCCTTCTTGTGTTTAAATACAGGGGCTGTTCATAAAATAATTCATTTCCCTCTGTAATACCAATACAATGAAAGTGCTAAACATTATCTTCAGTCAAATGTAGCAATTCCAGTTACATCATGCGATCTTTCTTAAAGGAAGATTTGGCGACTTAACAAAAAAAAACGAAGAAATATTTATTTATGTTGGTGATTATCATTATCTTAAACTGTTGAAAACAAAATTATTTGATTCACTTTTAAGAAATACTCTTGATCATGTCAACGATAACAAAAATAGGTATTTCACGCTCCAAATTATCAGATCGAGCTGGACTATCACTGATTATGAATTTTATTAAAAATATTGGATTCTATTCCCTAGTATCAAACAAGTTTCTATCAAAGATCCCCTACAGTGGGTATGGTTTAACATTGGAATCATTTTTTTGTCAAATGGTCGCACATTTTATTGATGGAACTCACAGTTCAATCTGTTCCTTTGATAGAAAAAAACTCAGTGCATCATACGCACCCGTTATTGGTATTGAGAAGAATGAATTAGCCTCTAGTTTTCAAATAAAACGATTCATAGTAAAACTGTCACAACTATCAAACAGTGAACTGTCTGAGATTCTAAATGAGCTCTTTATTTGGCGATTACTACATGAAAAGCCTAAGGTTATTGTTCTTGGGGTAGACACAATGGTAATGGACAACAATTATTCAGAGAAGAAAGAAGACAATAAACCGACGTATAAAAAAGTAAAAGGTTTTCAACCTCTTCATATATCATGGGAGAACTCCCTTATAGATGTCCTATTTCGTCCTGGTAATCACCACTCTAATCATGGCAATGATTATACCGAGAGAGTAAAACATATTGTAGATTTGATTAGATCTCGTTATAGCGAATCTGTCCCTATAATCGTTTGTTCAGATAGTGGCTTTCTAGATGAAAAAGCATTCAACTTTTTTGATCAGTTGAATATCTCTTTCATTACAACAGGAAAAATGTATAAAGACATAACCTCTGAACTAGAACACATTAAACGAGGTGATTGTGAGAAATATACTAATGGAACGTTACAATGGGATCTCTATGATTTTGGCAATAAATTAAAGAGCTGGAGTAAGTTTTGGCGCTGCATCGCAACTTCATTGTCTCGAGAAGAAGATGGTCAGAGAGTATTAGATCTGTCAGGTCCTGACAATTTGATTTACACCAATATTGGAAAAAATAAAATCTCAGACGAACGATTAAAAAAAGCAGATATGAGTGATGTTTTAACTGCGAAAGGTATAGTTCAGTTATCTCACCATAGAGGTGCAGACGAATTAATTCATCGTAGCCTAAAAGAGTTGGCTACTACTGAATCATTGCCATTTAAGAAATTTAATCAGAATAAGGTCTATTACTATATTCTGGCAATGAGCCATTCACTTTTTGAGGCCTATAAGAATGACATTTCCTACGATAAAATATCGGACAAAGCATATCCAAATACATTTAGAAGAAAATTAATCGATTTTGCTGGTGAAATTGTTGAAGGAGGAAGAAATACAACTTTAAGAATCGCAAAAGAGGTACAAGAAGAATTTGATATTAAAGAATTATGGGAAAGATGTTTAAAACCTCCAGTTATATTATTTACAGCAGCTTAGTATTTGAATCTTGTATTGAAAGAAAAATTAAACCGAACGGTAATGGGAAAGGTATACCCTAAAATAAAAAGGTAGAGTTAGTATCGTAATAGAAATCTAAAATATGACTAGAATAAGACCAAAAACTTACCAGAAAACACTCTTGATTCAAAAAAAAATGAGATGGCGACATTGATTTATGCTGATAATCTATAATCGCCAAATTTAGGTTAAAGGAAGAATAGGAGGCTTGCCCCAGTGGGAATTGATGTATTCGTGAAGTATGTACGCGATGTTTATGTCTAAAATATAAGCCAGTCAGAATTTAATTTACAACACCTTATCATTATTTGAGAAAGGACTCTATATTCCGAGGTTGAATATGACTTTACTGCTGTATTACAGTTATTTCCCTTTGGCCTAATAGGGGATAAAAACGGACTTCCTACGGTATGAATACGGTGATGGTTCATAGTTGGGTCATAGTTCATTCGAAGTTCACTCATCAATTTGGTGTTTTTATCGAATCAACTTCGAATCATTATTGACTTAAAAATAACTTATCACCGTATTCAAACCGTAACATGTCCGTTTCTGAACCGTCTTTAGGTGCTGTTTAATTATAGTCAATTATTGTCTATTCTCGAGGTAATCCGATATTGACCTTAGTTCAATTTAGATGAGAATTATTGATCTTTATTCTTCTGGGAAGTGAAGATCACCCGGAAACTCTTTTAGACTTAGGTGGAGATTGATTGTAAATATAAAGAAGGTAAGTCTGGTGTCATCGTGTGTGTCTATACGACTTCAAGGTAGAGTAGTCACCGGTTGTTACCGTTTTTCATTGGAAAATGCTTTAATCAATTGAAAATACCGTTGATTTTAATATTAAGATGATTTCGTGACAAAGGTTCTTTATTTATCTTTACGGCTCGAATTTTGATTTAATAAGACATACTACATGATATCGGTAGACAATTTAGGCGTTGAATTTAGCGGAACAACGCTTTTTAGTAATATATCCTTTGTTATCAATCCTAGTGACAGGGTTGCTCTAATGGGGAAAAATGGAGCAGGTAAATCTACTCTTTTAAAAATTATTGCAGGTGCTCAAACACCTTCGAATGGAAAAGTATCTGCACCCAAAGATGCAGTGATAGGTTATCTTCCACAGCATCTATTATTAAATGACGAAAGAACCGTTTTTGAAGAGACATCTCAAGCTTATGCCGAAGTGCTGGAGATGCAGCATCGACTGGAGTTCTTAAATGGTGAATTGACAACTCGTACAGATTATGAGTCGGATGACTACTCTCTGATTATTGAAGAAGTTTCTACCCTTAGCGAGAAATTATACAGTGAGGGGGAGATTAATTTCGATGCGGAGATCGAGAAGGTGCTTATAGGATTAGGCTTCTCTCGTAATGATTTTAATCGTCCTACGAAAGAGTTTAGTGGGGGATGGAGAATGCGAATTGAATTGGCAAAATTGCTATTAAAGAATCCTGATCTGATTCTTCTCGATGAGCCTACCAACCACCTAGACATTGAGTCCGTTCAATGGTTAGAGAATTATTTGATTGAATCATCAAAAGCAGTGATGATTATTTCTCATGATAGAGCATTTGTAGATAGTATTACTACACGTACCATTGAGGTGACAATGGGGCGTATCTATGACTATAAGGTGAACTACTCGAACTATCTTCAATTGAGAGCTGAACGTCGTGAGAAACAGCTAAAAGCTTACGATGAACAGCAGAAGATGATTGATGCAAATCAAGATTTCATCGAACGATTTAAAGGAACCTATTCTAAAACCAATCAGGTTCAATCTCGTGTACGAATGTTAGAGAAATTGGTGCGAATTGAAGTAGATCAAGAGGACACCTCACGTCTTCGTGTGAAATTCCCCCCTGCACCTCGTTCTGGTGATTATCCTGTAATTGCTGATGGAATCTATAAAAGCTATGGAGAATTAAATGTCTTTGAAGATGTTTCAATGACTATTGAAAGAGGGGATAAGGTCGCTTTTCTTGGAAAGAATGGTGAAGGAAAATCGACCATGATTAAGTGTATCATGAAACAGTTGGAGCATGAAGGAACACTTCAAATTGGTCATAATGCCCAGATCGCTTATTTTGCCCAAGATGAGGCTTCACAATTGGATGAGACACAATCTGTTTTTGATACTATCGATGACGTGGCCAAAGGGGATATCCGTACAAAAATCAAGGACTATCTTGGAGCTTTCATGTTTAGTAAGGAAGATTGGGATAAGAAAGTGAAAGTGTTATCTGGTGGAGAGAGAACACGTTTGGCCATGGTGAAGCTCCTTTTGGAACCAACCAATGTGCTAATTCTCGATGAGCCTACCAACCACTTAGATCTACGTACCAAAGATATCCTTAAACAGGCATTAATAGATTTTGATGGGACCATTATCCTTGTTTCTCACGATAGAGACTTCTT
It encodes:
- a CDS encoding 3-hydroxyacyl-CoA dehydrogenase family protein yields the protein MTKIVEQIEDFGLSKKHRSKTLFSRIGIVGCGKVGQNIARIAAVNGIEVVFIEVSIEKIAEAKARIDSELDKRIDTWGLTPGEKKAILTRIIGSTDYADLADCDFVIEAIREQSEGLRIETRKDVFKDIEANVSKECIIATNSTTIAITELASELNHKERCVSLHFFIQSAEAKVCEVVKSLYTTEEVFQSVVTFVHMLNRSVVSASESAGLVSIRLFCTLLNEACETLMEGVSDIAGIDKTMKVGFGMRFGPFELADILGIDKIERYMENLYGEFGKVKYKPSPLIKKLSRAKRYGKDTLHGFYRYDEQGVIIKDDYFKS
- a CDS encoding acetate kinase; the protein is MKVLVLNCGSSSIKYQLINMNTEAVLAIGLVDKVGMTGSYLKHEKESGEEVIFEGEILDHSAGIEYVLGVLTSEKHGCLKDLNEIDAVGHRVVHGGERFNSSVFITEEVVKEMQKCIDLAPLHNPPNLSGIEAISSLIPDVPQCGVFDTAFHQTMPEHSYMYAIPYKLYEKYGIRRYGFHGTSHRYVSERACEILGLDYKNSKLITCHLGNGGSLAAIKNGESMDTSMGFTPVEGLMMGTRCGDLDVGAVTYIMEKEQIGIKSFNTLANKHSGLLGVSGVSSDGRDVRKGVDEGNARCKLAVDMFDYRVKKYIGAYAAAMGGVDAIIFTGGIGENAMDHRESICSDLEFLGCQMDTEKNKVRGKEAVFSTDDSRVKLIVVPTNEELVIARDTIEIIKNR
- the buk gene encoding butyrate kinase, with translation MKETKILAINPGSTSTKIAVFQNKKCIFLKTIRHSAEELSQYETIYDQFHFRKKMILKELGTENIGPGAVNVIIARGGVTKPLESGVYEINQAMVDDLNSREYGMHASNLAPLLAFDLASKIPNTKAFISDPVVTDELDALARTAGHPLFERRSIFHALNQKAVARAYANSISKPYESLNLIVAHLGGGVSVGIHDHGSVVDVNNALDGEGPISPERSGSLPNGQLVDLCFTGDYTQSEIRKMICGNGGFVAHLGTSDGLEIQNRAEAGDEKCKHLLDVMAYQVAKTIGEMATVVAGKVDAILITGGLAYDKKMVAEISRRVSFLAPISVHPGEDEMEAMFSNAQRHLDGQEALKEYK
- a CDS encoding IS1380 family transposase → MSTITKIGISRSKLSDRAGLSLIMNFIKNIGFYSLVSNKFLSKIPYSGYGLTLESFFCQMVAHFIDGTHSSICSFDRKKLSASYAPVIGIEKNELASSFQIKRFIVKLSQLSNSELSEILNELFIWRLLHEKPKVIVLGVDTMVMDNNYSEKKEDNKPTYKKVKGFQPLHISWENSLIDVLFRPGNHHSNHGNDYTERVKHIVDLIRSRYSESVPIIVCSDSGFLDEKAFNFFDQLNISFITTGKMYKDITSELEHIKRGDCEKYTNGTLQWDLYDFGNKLKSWSKFWRCIATSLSREEDGQRVLDLSGPDNLIYTNIGKNKISDERLKKADMSDVLTAKGIVQLSHHRGADELIHRSLKELATTESLPFKKFNQNKVYYYILAMSHSLFEAYKNDISYDKISDKAYPNTFRRKLIDFAGEIVEGGRNTTLRIAKEVQEEFDIKELWERCLKPPVILFTAA
- a CDS encoding ATP-binding cassette domain-containing protein codes for the protein MISVDNLGVEFSGTTLFSNISFVINPSDRVALMGKNGAGKSTLLKIIAGAQTPSNGKVSAPKDAVIGYLPQHLLLNDERTVFEETSQAYAEVLEMQHRLEFLNGELTTRTDYESDDYSLIIEEVSTLSEKLYSEGEINFDAEIEKVLIGLGFSRNDFNRPTKEFSGGWRMRIELAKLLLKNPDLILLDEPTNHLDIESVQWLENYLIESSKAVMIISHDRAFVDSITTRTIEVTMGRIYDYKVNYSNYLQLRAERREKQLKAYDEQQKMIDANQDFIERFKGTYSKTNQVQSRVRMLEKLVRIEVDQEDTSRLRVKFPPAPRSGDYPVIADGIYKSYGELNVFEDVSMTIERGDKVAFLGKNGEGKSTMIKCIMKQLEHEGTLQIGHNAQIAYFAQDEASQLDETQSVFDTIDDVAKGDIRTKIKDYLGAFMFSKEDWDKKVKVLSGGERTRLAMVKLLLEPTNVLILDEPTNHLDLRTKDILKQALIDFDGTIILVSHDRDFLDGLVEKVFEFKNKKVKEHLEGISEFLERIKANSIQEYEK